One region of Paucibacter aquatile genomic DNA includes:
- a CDS encoding thiol:disulfide interchange protein DsbA/DsbL, with the protein MKTLISRREFSSTLGLAMAALPTLSRAQGAAPVEGKHYLRLAQPLPSTPGKIEVIEFFLYTCQHCFAFDPHVSAWAKQLPADVSFRRVHVGVGAMHKLHQRLMFALESLGRLGDFHESVFKAIHVQRLDLSDEKAITQFAVSLGLEEAKFKAAFNSFTANSRMAQSAQLAAAYRAETVPALGIGGRFLTSPSLAAGPGQSAAVGHQAALALSNHLIQQLRGGKA; encoded by the coding sequence ATGAAGACCTTGATCTCTCGCCGTGAGTTCTCTTCGACCCTCGGGCTGGCCATGGCCGCCCTGCCGACCCTGAGCCGGGCTCAGGGGGCGGCGCCGGTGGAAGGCAAACACTATCTGCGCCTGGCTCAGCCGCTGCCGAGCACACCGGGCAAGATTGAGGTGATCGAGTTCTTCCTCTACACCTGCCAGCACTGCTTCGCCTTCGACCCTCATGTCAGCGCCTGGGCCAAGCAGTTGCCGGCCGATGTGAGCTTCCGCCGGGTCCATGTGGGTGTGGGCGCCATGCACAAGCTGCACCAGCGCCTGATGTTCGCGCTGGAAAGTCTCGGCCGCCTGGGCGATTTCCACGAATCCGTGTTCAAGGCCATCCATGTCCAGCGTCTGGACCTCAGCGATGAGAAGGCCATCACCCAATTCGCCGTCAGCCTCGGCCTGGAAGAGGCCAAGTTCAAGGCGGCCTTCAACTCCTTCACCGCCAACAGCCGGATGGCGCAATCGGCCCAGCTGGCCGCTGCCTACCGTGCGGAGACGGTGCCAGCCCTGGGCATCGGCGGCCGTTTCCTGACCAGCCCCAGCCTGGCCGCTGGCCCGGGGCAGAGCGCCGCGGTGGGCCACCAGGCCGCCCTCGCCCTGAGCAACCATCTGATCCAACAGCTGCGCGGCGGCAAGGCCTGA